Proteins encoded within one genomic window of Deinococcus grandis:
- a CDS encoding GNAT family N-acetyltransferase, translating into MPPIRPARPDDARAAGHVAYETGFFGASAARYFPAPDLFARLWVGPYFAGAGAGLFVTHDARGVTGYVLGSPDPQRYRRALLRVLPGAWRDTPARALPAVTRYLLRAARHPAPHAPPDRYPAHLHLNLLPRARGQRLADPLLDAHLGTLRTLGVPGVQLSTTSENRAALAAYRRHGFEVRERRLTDLWTPWLGHPAEHVVMTLDLT; encoded by the coding sequence GTGCCGCCGATCCGCCCCGCCCGCCCCGACGACGCCCGCGCCGCCGGGCACGTCGCCTACGAGACGGGCTTCTTCGGCGCGAGCGCCGCGCGGTACTTCCCCGCCCCGGACCTGTTCGCCCGGCTGTGGGTCGGTCCGTACTTCGCCGGGGCAGGCGCCGGGCTGTTCGTCACGCACGACGCCCGCGGCGTGACCGGGTACGTGCTCGGCAGCCCCGACCCCCAGCGGTACCGCCGCGCGCTGCTGCGCGTCCTGCCCGGCGCTTGGCGGGACACGCCCGCCCGGGCGCTGCCCGCCGTGACCCGCTACCTGCTGCGCGCCGCGCGCCACCCCGCCCCGCACGCCCCGCCGGACCGTTACCCCGCGCACCTGCACCTGAACCTGCTGCCCCGGGCGCGCGGGCAGCGCCTCGCGGACCCGCTGCTCGACGCGCACCTCGGCACCCTGCGGACGCTGGGCGTGCCCGGCGTGCAGCTGAGCACCACCAGCGAGAACCGCGCCGCGCTCGCCGCGTACCGCCGTCACGGGTTCGAGGTGCGCGAGCGCCGCCTCACGGACCTGTGGACGCCCTGGCTGGGCCACCCGGCCGAACACGTCGTCATGACCCTCGACCTCACCTGA
- a CDS encoding amino acid ABC transporter ATP-binding/permease protein: MTHPMNRAGGWRPFVLPALLGVAATLAGVALAGASGRLIARAALRPEVFLSLTLLVTLVRALGVGRAGLRYAERLTGHAAALRAGEAGRAALFDHVTRFGRDLLARERGGDLLARSGADLDARQFAALRVTLPLLGFAGAALLAGGWLLSLDARLGLSVLGPLLLAAALPWLARKRAADLAREEARVAREHGAALLDTLSASADGAARLWAPRLDALNGQLRRVTGAQGRLQTGLTLGREALFALCFTLVLTRGLTLVETGALGGAWLAAVVLLAAASFDALTPLALVPGAHAAARAAQERDAELSDVQPAVTDPDPPSALPPGPVTLTLDSVGLTRGGRDLLRGVTLSLPPGARVAVTGPSGAGKSTLLGLISRDLDPTAGQVTLGGTDLRTLALVDLRARLSLHEQDAPLLDGTVAENLRLGDPHAPPGRLRALLDDLGLEDLPLDTWVGEGGTRLSGGQRARVSLARALLKRSDVLLLDEPTAHLDPDTEARVLRVLGRECAGRTLLLVTHRPAPLILTDQVYRLQDGHLHPLPTTRKKVI; encoded by the coding sequence ATGACCCACCCCATGAACCGGGCCGGAGGCTGGCGGCCCTTCGTCCTCCCGGCGCTGCTGGGCGTCGCGGCCACTCTGGCGGGTGTGGCGCTGGCGGGCGCCTCGGGGCGCCTGATCGCCCGCGCGGCGCTGCGGCCCGAGGTGTTCCTGAGCCTGACGCTGCTCGTGACGCTGGTGCGGGCGCTGGGCGTGGGCCGCGCGGGTCTGCGCTACGCCGAACGCCTGACCGGGCACGCCGCCGCCCTGCGGGCCGGAGAGGCGGGGCGGGCGGCGCTGTTCGACCACGTCACGCGGTTCGGGCGGGACCTGCTGGCGCGTGAACGGGGCGGCGACCTGCTCGCCCGCAGCGGCGCGGACCTGGACGCGCGGCAGTTCGCGGCGCTTCGCGTGACCCTGCCGCTGCTGGGCTTCGCGGGCGCGGCGCTGCTGGCCGGTGGGTGGCTGCTGAGCCTGGACGCCCGGCTGGGCCTGAGCGTCCTGGGCCCGCTGCTGCTGGCGGCGGCACTGCCCTGGCTGGCCCGCAAGAGGGCGGCGGACCTGGCCCGCGAGGAGGCGAGGGTGGCCCGCGAGCACGGCGCGGCGCTGCTCGACACGCTGAGTGCCAGCGCGGACGGCGCGGCGCGGCTGTGGGCGCCGCGCCTGGACGCCCTGAACGGGCAGCTGCGCCGCGTGACCGGGGCGCAGGGTCGCCTTCAGACCGGCCTGACGCTGGGCCGCGAGGCGCTGTTCGCCCTGTGCTTCACGCTGGTCCTCACGCGCGGCCTGACCCTGGTCGAGACGGGCGCGCTGGGCGGCGCGTGGCTGGCCGCGGTCGTGCTGCTGGCCGCCGCGAGTTTCGATGCGCTGACCCCGCTGGCGCTGGTGCCCGGCGCGCACGCGGCGGCCCGGGCGGCGCAGGAGCGGGACGCGGAACTCTCGGACGTGCAACCCGCCGTGACCGACCCGGACCCTCCCTCAGCCCTGCCGCCCGGACCCGTGACCCTGACCCTGGACAGCGTGGGGCTCACGCGCGGCGGGCGCGACCTGCTGCGCGGCGTGACCCTGAGCCTCCCGCCGGGCGCGCGGGTGGCCGTCACCGGCCCCAGCGGCGCGGGCAAGAGCACCCTGCTGGGCCTGATCAGCCGCGACCTCGACCCCACCGCCGGTCAGGTGACGCTGGGCGGGACGGACCTTCGCACTCTGGCCCTGGTGGACCTGCGCGCCCGCCTGAGCCTGCACGAGCAGGACGCGCCGCTGCTGGACGGCACCGTCGCGGAGAACCTGCGTCTCGGCGACCCGCACGCGCCCCCCGGGCGGCTGCGCGCCCTGCTGGACGACCTGGGCCTGGAAGACCTGCCGCTGGACACCTGGGTCGGCGAGGGCGGCACGCGCCTGTCCGGCGGGCAGCGCGCCCGCGTGAGCCTGGCCCGCGCGCTTCTGAAACGCTCGGACGTGCTGCTGCTGGACGAACCCACCGCGCACCTCGACCCGGACACCGAGGCCCGCGTGCTGCGCGTCCTGGGCCGCGAGTGCGCCGGGCGGACCCTGCTGCTCGTCACGCACCGGCCCGCCCCGCTGATCCTGACGGATCAGGTCTACCGGCTTCAGGACGGCCACCTCCACCCGCTGCCCACCACCCGAAAGAAGGTCATATGA
- a CDS encoding methyltransferase domain-containing protein, giving the protein MSEPLRVIIGAGAQTWPGWIPTQRDQLDLTDRATFERYFGNRRADALLCEHVWEHLTPEQGREAARLCLDYLKPGGWLRCAVPDANFPDEAYQQLVQVGGPGPADHPAADHQVVYDAPTFRAVFENAGFDVDLLEYCDDTGRFHYHAWDVSSGPVYRSLLLDHRNRDGHLGFVSLILDARKPGGTPD; this is encoded by the coding sequence ATGTCCGAACCCCTCAGGGTCATCATCGGCGCCGGCGCCCAGACGTGGCCCGGCTGGATTCCCACGCAGCGTGACCAGCTCGACCTGACCGACCGCGCCACCTTCGAGCGGTACTTCGGGAACCGCCGCGCCGACGCGCTGCTGTGCGAACACGTCTGGGAGCACCTCACCCCGGAGCAGGGACGCGAGGCCGCGCGCCTGTGCCTGGACTACCTGAAACCCGGCGGATGGCTGCGCTGCGCCGTCCCCGACGCGAACTTCCCCGACGAGGCGTACCAGCAGCTCGTGCAGGTCGGCGGTCCCGGCCCGGCCGACCACCCGGCCGCCGACCATCAGGTCGTGTACGACGCCCCCACCTTCCGCGCAGTCTTCGAGAACGCGGGCTTTGATGTGGACCTGCTCGAATACTGCGACGACACGGGCCGCTTCCACTACCACGCCTGGGACGTCTCGAGCGGCCCGGTGTACCGCTCACTGCTGCTCGACCACCGCAACCGCGACGGACACCTGGGCTTCGTCTCCCTGATCCTGGACGCCCGGAAACCCGGCGGGACCCCGGACTGA
- a CDS encoding ABC transporter ATP-binding protein/permease has product MVSITPRLTRPRPPDPVRRALNAPPGLGRPLALGAALSLLGALGTALAFVLAARIIAGVLTPPARLPDIGEVLGAALGLGVRALTGAAREALSARLAAHATAWQRDRLTARLLALGPVALSGRRAADLVTLSSDLGPRLAPYYARFLPGRAHAAICALVALGVTALLDPATAALLVVTGPLTVVFLYLVGLATHAATQAQWTRHTRLAGRLLTLTRHLPTLHAFGAVPTYRDVLVRSAGAHREATLRVLRVAFLSGFVMEFAATLATALVAVWIGVRLFGGEATLAPTLAALMLVPEFFGPLRQLGADRHAALDAEPLARDLAALDAVPGAPDGTRDAPPNAPELTFHGARADLTGVTATLTGTVASGEHVALRGPSGVGKSALLHALGKYVAHTGQVTVGGVPLDDLNAARWARRVALVPQAPRLLAASVRDNLRLAAPDADDRALWTALREVGLDGVIAALPGTLDAPLGEGGTRLSGGETARLALARALLSGADLLLLDEVTAHLDGDTARDLHALIGRAARGRTVLLVTHRDPPPGWRILTLEAP; this is encoded by the coding sequence ATGGTGTCCATCACGCCCCGGTTGACCCGCCCGCGCCCACCGGACCCGGTCCGGCGCGCCCTGAACGCCCCGCCCGGCCTGGGCCGCCCCCTGGCGCTGGGCGCCGCGCTGAGCCTGCTGGGCGCGCTGGGGACGGCGCTGGCTTTCGTGCTGGCCGCGCGGATCATCGCCGGGGTGCTCACGCCGCCCGCCCGACTGCCGGATATCGGCGAGGTGCTGGGCGCCGCGCTGGGCCTGGGCGTGCGGGCCCTGACGGGCGCGGCGCGCGAGGCGCTGTCGGCCCGGCTGGCCGCCCACGCGACCGCGTGGCAGCGGGATCGTCTCACGGCGCGGCTGCTGGCGCTGGGCCCGGTGGCCCTCTCGGGGCGGCGCGCGGCGGACCTCGTCACGCTGAGCAGCGACCTGGGGCCGCGCCTCGCGCCGTACTACGCGCGCTTCCTGCCGGGCCGGGCGCACGCCGCGATCTGCGCGCTGGTCGCACTGGGCGTCACGGCGTTGCTGGACCCGGCGACCGCCGCGCTGCTCGTCGTGACCGGACCGCTGACCGTGGTGTTCCTGTACCTCGTGGGGCTCGCCACGCACGCGGCCACGCAGGCGCAGTGGACCCGGCACACCCGGCTCGCGGGGCGGCTGCTGACCCTGACGCGGCACCTCCCGACCCTGCACGCCTTCGGGGCGGTACCCACCTACCGGGACGTGCTCGTCCGCTCGGCGGGCGCGCACCGCGAGGCGACGCTGCGGGTGCTGCGCGTGGCGTTCCTGTCGGGCTTCGTGATGGAGTTCGCCGCGACCCTCGCCACCGCGCTGGTGGCCGTGTGGATCGGCGTGCGCCTCTTCGGTGGCGAGGCCACGCTGGCCCCCACGCTGGCGGCGCTGATGCTCGTCCCGGAGTTCTTCGGGCCGCTGCGGCAGCTCGGCGCGGATCGCCACGCGGCGCTGGACGCCGAACCGCTGGCGCGCGACCTGGCCGCGCTGGACGCGGTGCCCGGCGCGCCCGACGGGACGCGGGACGCACCACCCAATGCCCCCGAACTGACCTTCCATGGCGCGCGGGCCGACCTGACAGGCGTGACCGCCACCCTGACCGGCACGGTCGCCAGTGGCGAGCACGTCGCCCTGCGCGGCCCGAGCGGCGTGGGCAAGAGCGCGCTGCTGCACGCGCTGGGAAAGTACGTGGCGCACACCGGGCAGGTGACCGTGGGCGGCGTCCCGCTGGATGACCTGAACGCGGCCCGCTGGGCGCGCCGGGTGGCCCTGGTGCCGCAGGCCCCACGCCTGCTGGCGGCCAGCGTGCGCGACAACCTGCGCCTCGCCGCGCCCGACGCGGACGACAGGGCGCTGTGGACCGCGCTGCGCGAGGTCGGACTGGACGGCGTGATCGCCGCGCTGCCCGGAACGCTGGACGCCCCACTCGGCGAGGGCGGCACCCGACTGTCCGGCGGGGAGACGGCCCGGCTGGCCCTGGCCCGCGCGCTGCTCTCCGGCGCGGACCTGCTGCTCCTCGACGAGGTCACCGCCCACCTGGACGGGGACACCGCGCGGGACCTGCACGCGCTGATCGGCCGGGCCGCGCGGGGGCGGACGGTGCTGCTCGTCACGCACCGCGACCCTCCGCCCGGCTGGCGCATCCTGACCCTGGAGGCCCCATGA
- a CDS encoding cytochrome ubiquinol oxidase subunit I — MNEILGFSTLDLSRFQFATTSIFHYFFVPFTVGFALIIAVLQTLAYRSRDPKLENLTRFFGHLFFINFAVGVVTGIVQEFQFGMNWQGFSNFVGNIFGIPLALEVLMAFFLESTFLGLWWFGKDRIPAWASLASIWIVAAGTTISAFWIIIANAWMQHPVGFELKDGRAVMTDAWAIVTNPKGLEWFAHIWAGSLTVAAFFVLAVSADHLRRRANVEAFRVSFRVALITALIGSGGVILAGHEQGQSAVRDQPMKYAAFSALWDTPEGNQMPESLVALPSNGARENRFELSVPYVGSFLAFNNFTEKAKGINDLQKEYEAKYGPGNYTPWVWPVYWSFRAMVGLGFLMLLVTLVYVWRWRQGKLDDPGRLYPLLLAMPLAPHLANFSGWIATEMGRQPWIVQGLLRTGDAVSQLNPMWVLLSLAAFWVVYLTLIGLDVFLLTRTARAGMHEPDVETPSVPAPDYVPEGARA, encoded by the coding sequence ATGAACGAGATCCTGGGCTTCTCCACGCTGGACCTGTCCCGCTTCCAGTTCGCCACGACCAGCATCTTCCACTACTTCTTCGTGCCGTTCACCGTGGGCTTCGCCCTGATCATCGCGGTGCTCCAGACCCTCGCCTACCGCAGCCGCGACCCGAAACTGGAGAACCTCACGCGATTCTTCGGGCATCTGTTCTTCATCAATTTCGCCGTGGGCGTCGTCACCGGCATCGTGCAGGAATTCCAGTTCGGCATGAACTGGCAGGGCTTCTCGAACTTCGTCGGGAACATCTTCGGCATCCCGCTGGCGCTGGAAGTCCTGATGGCCTTCTTCCTGGAAAGCACCTTCCTGGGCCTGTGGTGGTTCGGCAAGGACCGCATCCCCGCCTGGGCCAGCCTCGCGAGCATCTGGATCGTCGCCGCCGGGACGACCATCAGCGCCTTTTGGATCATCATCGCCAACGCCTGGATGCAGCACCCAGTCGGCTTCGAGCTCAAGGACGGCCGCGCCGTCATGACCGACGCCTGGGCGATCGTCACGAACCCCAAGGGCCTGGAATGGTTCGCGCACATCTGGGCGGGCAGCCTGACCGTCGCCGCGTTCTTCGTGCTGGCCGTCAGCGCCGACCACCTGCGCCGCCGCGCGAACGTCGAGGCGTTCCGCGTCAGCTTCCGCGTGGCGCTGATCACCGCCCTGATCGGCTCGGGCGGCGTGATCCTCGCCGGGCACGAGCAGGGCCAGAGCGCCGTGCGCGACCAGCCCATGAAGTACGCCGCGTTCAGCGCCCTGTGGGACACCCCCGAAGGCAACCAGATGCCCGAGAGCCTCGTGGCCCTGCCCAGCAACGGCGCGCGGGAGAACCGCTTCGAACTCAGCGTGCCGTACGTCGGATCGTTCCTGGCGTTCAACAACTTCACCGAGAAAGCCAAAGGCATCAACGATCTCCAGAAGGAGTATGAAGCCAAGTACGGCCCGGGCAACTACACGCCGTGGGTGTGGCCGGTCTACTGGTCGTTCCGCGCGATGGTCGGCCTGGGCTTCCTGATGCTGCTCGTGACCCTCGTGTACGTGTGGCGCTGGCGGCAGGGCAAACTCGACGATCCGGGGCGGCTGTACCCGCTGCTGCTGGCCATGCCCCTGGCCCCGCATCTGGCGAACTTCAGCGGGTGGATCGCCACCGAGATGGGCCGCCAGCCGTGGATCGTGCAGGGCCTCCTGCGCACCGGGGACGCCGTCAGTCAGCTGAACCCCATGTGGGTGCTGCTGTCGCTGGCGGCCTTCTGGGTGGTGTACCTCACGCTGATCGGACTGGACGTGTTCCTGCTGACCCGCACCGCCCGCGCCGGGATGCATGAACCGGATGTCGAGACGCCCTCGGTCCCCGCCCCCGACTACGTCCCCGAAGGAGCGCGCGCATGA
- the cobU gene encoding bifunctional adenosylcobinamide kinase/adenosylcobinamide-phosphate guanylyltransferase, translating into MTLIFVTGGARSGKSAFAEARAAQVGGPVTYVATAQAFDDEMRDRIGRHRADRSAGWVTREEPLHVPAVVGGVQGTVLLDCLSLWVSNLMLADWTDDAVLAAADDLLRAARDRGDVTVMVTNEVGFGIVPDNALARRFRDLLGWVNQRAAAASDEAWLIVSGRPLRLP; encoded by the coding sequence GTGACCCTGATCTTCGTGACGGGAGGCGCGCGCAGCGGCAAGAGCGCCTTCGCGGAGGCCCGCGCGGCGCAGGTGGGCGGCCCCGTCACGTACGTGGCGACCGCGCAGGCCTTCGACGACGAGATGCGCGACCGCATCGGACGGCACCGCGCCGACCGGTCCGCCGGGTGGGTGACGCGCGAGGAGCCTCTACACGTCCCGGCCGTCGTGGGAGGGGTACAGGGCACGGTGCTGCTCGACTGCCTGAGCCTGTGGGTCAGCAACCTGATGCTCGCGGACTGGACGGACGACGCCGTGCTGGCCGCCGCGGACGACCTGCTGCGCGCCGCGCGGGACCGGGGCGACGTGACCGTCATGGTCACGAACGAGGTGGGCTTCGGCATCGTGCCGGACAACGCGCTGGCGCGGCGCTTCCGGGACCTGCTGGGCTGGGTGAACCAGCGCGCCGCCGCCGCGTCGGACGAGGCGTGGCTGATCGTCAGCGGGCGGCCCCTGCGCCTGCCCTGA
- a CDS encoding cobyric acid synthase, translated as MGKAIMVQGCTSSAGKSYLTAALCRALSNAGARVAPFKAQNMSNNAGVTPAGLEMGRAQLVQAAAARVTPDVRMNPVLLKPEADTRSQVVLLGQANREITGLPWRERKAHLWPHVQSALHSLMDEFDVVVIEGAGSPAEVNLRASDIVNMRVALEARAAVLLASDIDRGGSFAHLLGTWHCLTPEERALLRGFILNRFRGDARLLSPAPEWLQEQTGVPTVGVVPMLDIPLPEEDGVWAETGAARGGDQDDGFVAIARLPRVSNLDEFAPLGPLARWVATPAELDGARAVILPGSKSTAADLAWLRATGLAGAVTRAAHAGVPVLGVCGGLQMLGRVIRDPHGVEGAPEVPGLGLLDLDTTFAPDKTTTLTTFTDAETGLTVQGYEIHHGQTGAGAGVQTLAPGRLWRQGNVRGTYLHGLLENPAYLERFLGWAGLRPPAGLDSLDARLDAIAARVGAALDPRVLEELL; from the coding sequence ATGGGTAAGGCGATCATGGTGCAGGGCTGCACGAGCAGCGCGGGCAAGAGTTACCTCACGGCGGCGCTGTGCCGCGCGCTGTCGAACGCGGGCGCGCGGGTCGCGCCGTTCAAGGCGCAGAACATGAGCAACAACGCCGGGGTGACCCCGGCGGGCCTGGAGATGGGCCGCGCGCAGCTCGTGCAGGCCGCCGCCGCGCGCGTCACGCCGGACGTGCGGATGAACCCGGTGCTGCTGAAGCCGGAAGCCGATACCCGCTCGCAGGTCGTGCTGCTGGGGCAGGCCAACCGCGAGATCACGGGGCTGCCCTGGCGGGAGCGCAAGGCGCACCTGTGGCCGCATGTGCAGAGCGCGCTGCACAGCCTGATGGACGAGTTCGACGTGGTCGTCATCGAGGGCGCGGGCAGTCCCGCCGAGGTGAACCTGCGCGCGTCGGACATCGTGAACATGCGCGTGGCGCTGGAGGCCCGGGCAGCGGTGCTGCTCGCCAGCGACATCGACCGGGGCGGGTCGTTCGCGCACCTGCTCGGCACCTGGCACTGCCTGACCCCCGAGGAACGCGCGCTGCTGCGGGGCTTCATCCTGAACCGCTTCCGGGGCGACGCGCGGCTGCTGTCGCCCGCGCCCGAGTGGCTGCAGGAGCAGACCGGCGTGCCGACCGTGGGCGTCGTGCCCATGCTGGACATCCCGCTGCCCGAGGAGGACGGTGTGTGGGCCGAAACCGGAGCGGCGCGCGGCGGGGATCAGGACGACGGCTTCGTGGCGATCGCGCGCCTGCCGCGCGTGTCGAACCTCGACGAGTTCGCGCCGCTCGGGCCGCTGGCCCGCTGGGTGGCGACCCCGGCCGAACTGGACGGCGCGCGGGCGGTGATCCTGCCCGGCAGCAAGAGCACCGCCGCCGACCTCGCGTGGCTGCGCGCCACCGGACTGGCGGGCGCCGTGACCCGCGCCGCCCACGCGGGCGTTCCCGTGCTGGGCGTGTGCGGCGGCCTGCAGATGCTCGGCCGGGTGATCCGCGACCCGCACGGCGTGGAGGGGGCGCCGGAGGTGCCGGGCCTGGGTCTGCTGGATCTGGACACGACCTTCGCGCCGGACAAGACCACCACCCTAACCACCTTCACGGACGCCGAGACGGGCCTGACCGTGCAGGGCTACGAGATCCACCACGGGCAGACCGGAGCGGGGGCGGGCGTGCAGACGCTCGCGCCGGGGCGGCTGTGGCGGCAGGGCAACGTGCGCGGCACGTACCTGCACGGCCTGCTGGAGAACCCCGCGTACCTCGAGCGCTTCCTGGGCTGGGCGGGCCTGCGCCCCCCGGCGGGCCTGGACTCGCTGGACGCCCGGCTGGACGCCATCGCCGCGCGGGTCGGCGCGGCCCTCGACCCGCGCGTGCTGGAGGAACTCCTGTGA
- a CDS encoding rhodanese-like domain-containing protein, translating into MRPTLLIGLLTLSACAPRAATYTTIPVKDLRAAQEKGEYVLDVRTDAEYREGHVPGAALLPLADLGARMNEVPKDRPVYVICRSGNRSAQASAQLVKAGYTRVFNVDGGMNAWMSAGYPTQR; encoded by the coding sequence ATGCGACCCACCCTGCTGATCGGCCTGCTCACCCTGAGCGCCTGCGCGCCCCGCGCCGCCACGTACACCACCATCCCCGTCAAGGACCTGCGCGCCGCTCAGGAGAAGGGCGAGTACGTCCTGGACGTCCGCACCGACGCCGAGTACAGGGAGGGGCACGTCCCCGGCGCGGCGCTGCTCCCGCTGGCGGACCTGGGCGCCCGCATGAACGAGGTCCCGAAGGACCGCCCGGTGTACGTCATCTGCCGCAGCGGCAACCGCAGCGCCCAGGCCAGCGCGCAACTCGTGAAGGCCGGGTACACCCGCGTGTTCAACGTGGACGGCGGCATGAACGCCTGGATGTCAGCCGGGTACCCCACCCAACGCTGA
- the cydB gene encoding cytochrome d ubiquinol oxidase subunit II, with the protein MTDLPTLWFILTAAIFAIYFFLDGFDFGVGALQPFLARSEAERRAMIRTVGPFWAANEVWVILAAGVIFAAFPHWYGTLMTALYPEFTLILLALIGRGVAFEYRAEINHRRWRTFWDVTSFVTNLLPAFLWGAIMANMVRGLPIDASGRFDGSLLYSVNTFSVLGGLATLSLFVLHGATYLLLRLDDDDVLHGRARRAALIWGAVASALVLAFVYQGFIRTGLFGTFGLQEWLFPLAAAVNLGLIWLALTLGRDALAFAATGLTIVFSTATIFGSLYPNVLPSTLGDAYNLTVQNTASEPYTLRLLTWVGAAFLPLIIGYQAWNFYVFRQRIRAHDEKIPGGHD; encoded by the coding sequence ATGACCGACCTCCCCACCCTGTGGTTCATCCTGACCGCCGCCATCTTCGCGATCTACTTCTTCCTGGACGGCTTCGACTTCGGCGTGGGCGCCCTGCAACCCTTCCTGGCCCGCAGCGAGGCCGAACGGCGCGCCATGATCCGCACCGTCGGCCCGTTCTGGGCCGCGAACGAGGTCTGGGTGATCCTGGCCGCCGGGGTGATCTTCGCCGCGTTCCCCCACTGGTACGGCACGCTGATGACCGCCCTGTACCCCGAATTCACGCTGATCCTGCTCGCCCTGATCGGGCGTGGCGTGGCCTTCGAGTACCGCGCGGAGATCAACCACCGCCGCTGGCGGACCTTCTGGGACGTGACCAGCTTCGTCACGAACCTCCTGCCCGCCTTCCTGTGGGGCGCGATCATGGCGAACATGGTGCGCGGCCTGCCCATCGACGCCAGCGGCCGCTTCGACGGCAGCCTGCTGTACTCCGTGAACACCTTCAGCGTCCTGGGGGGACTGGCCACCCTGAGCCTGTTCGTCCTGCACGGCGCGACGTACCTGCTGCTGCGCCTCGACGACGACGACGTGCTGCACGGCCGCGCCCGCCGCGCCGCGCTGATCTGGGGCGCCGTCGCCTCCGCGCTGGTCCTCGCCTTCGTGTACCAGGGCTTCATCCGCACCGGCCTGTTCGGCACCTTCGGCCTCCAGGAGTGGCTGTTCCCCCTCGCCGCCGCCGTGAACCTCGGCCTGATCTGGCTGGCCCTCACCCTAGGGCGCGACGCGCTGGCCTTCGCCGCCACCGGCCTCACCATCGTCTTCTCCACCGCCACCATCTTCGGCAGCCTCTACCCGAACGTCCTGCCCAGCACCCTGGGCGACGCGTACAACCTCACCGTGCAGAACACGGCGTCCGAACCGTACACCCTGCGGCTCCTGACCTGGGTGGGCGCCGCGTTCCTGCCACTGATCATCGGGTACCAGGCCTGGAACTTCTACGTGTTCCGCCAGCGCATCCGCGCGCACGACGAGAAGATCCCCGGCGGGCACGACTGA